AGTTCTGACGGCAGCCTAGATCTGAGGGGCGATTGCGGCGCCGATCGCCCCGGTTAGCTGCCGGCTGCAGGAGCCGGCCGCTGGCCCTGTTCGTCAAAGACATGACAGGCCTCGGGGGCGAAGCCCAGCTGGATCGGCGACCCCTTCACCAGGTGGCTCTGGCCGGGCAGTGCGGCGGTGACCTCGGTGCCATCGGTCAGCGCAACGCGAACGACGGTTTCATTGCCCAGTGACTCAACGAGTTGGACCGTGCCGCGCAGCGGGCCCTGCGGATCGACCAGCAGGCCGTGGGGCCGGAGGCCGATGGTGATCGCCTGCCCGACCGACAGCCCGGTCGCGGGAACGCCCAGGACCATGCTGGCATCCCGCGTCGTCACCTGGGCCAAGTCGGCAGTGATCGCCTGCACGGTCCCGGTGATAAAGTTCATCTTGGGCGAGCCGATGAAGCCGGCGACGAAGAGGTTGGCGGGGTTGTTGTAGAGATCGAGCGGGGAGCCGACCTGCTGCAGCACGCCGCCATTGAGCACCACGATCTTGTCGGCCAGCGTCATCGCCTCGACCTGATCATGGGTGACGTAAATCATCGTTGCGCCCAGCTCGTGATGCAGGCGGGCCAGTTCCATGCGCATGTCGACGCGCAGGGCAGCGTCGAGGTTGGATAGCGGCTCGTCGAACAGGAAGACATCGGGCTCGCGCACGATGGCCCGACCGATTGCAACGCGCTGGCGCTGGCCGCCCGAGAGCTGGGCAGGCTTGCGATCAAGCAGATGCTCCATCTGCAGCACCTTGGCCACGTCGCGGATCTTGCGGTCGCGCACGTCCTTGGGGGTACCGGCCAGCTTTAGGCCAAAACCGACATTGTCGTAGACGCTCATATGCGGATAGAGCGCATAGGACTGGAACACCATGGCGACGCCGCGATCGCGCGGCTCGACGTCATTGACGACGCGATCGCCAATGGTGACCTCGCCGCTCGAAATGTCCTCGAGGCCGGCAATCATGCGCAGCAGGGTGGACTTGCCGCAACCCGAGGGGCCGACAAAGACGACAAATTCGCCATGGGCGATATCGAGGTCGATGCCCTTGATGACCTCGACTTCGCCATAGTGCTTGTGAACCGAGCGCAGGGTGAGTTGTGACATGAAATGTCTCCGGATTAGCCCTTCACCGCGCCCTGCATCAGGGCGGCGACGAATTGGCGCTGGAACAGCAGGAAGATCACCACGGTGGGTGTCAGAATGAGCAGCGAGCCGGCGCAGAGCAGCGGGATATCGGTGCCCCACTGGCCCTGGAACGCGCCGAGCGCGCCAGCCATGGTGCGCTGCATGGGGTCCTGCACCAGCACGACGGGCAGCAGGAACTGGTTCCAGGTCCACAGGAACAGCAGGATGGCCAGCGACATGATCGCCGGGCGCGCCAGCGGCACCTGCACCAGCAGGAATTCCTTCCAGCGGGTGGCGCCATCGAGCTGGGCAGCTTCGCTGAGGTCATTGGGCACGTTGAGGAAATGCGCGCGCATCCAGTAGACGCCAAAGGGCATGTAGAGACCGATCAGGGGCAGGATGATGGCAAAGCGCGTATTGAGCAGGCCCATGGCCCGCACTTCGTAATAGAGCGGGGTGATCACGGCCTCAAAGGGCAGCGTCAGGCCGAAGACGAAGACCAGATAGAGCCACTTGTAGCGATCGGTGGTGAGCTTGGCCAAGCCGTAGCCGGCCATCGTGGCGATCAGCACCGAGAGCGGCACCACGCCGAGCACGATCAGCGAACTGGAGATCAGCAGCTGATCCATCCGGGCCACTTCGAAGGCTTTGACGAAGTTGCCCCACTGCGGATCAGCCGGCCATTGCAGGCCGTTGGGATAGGTGCCAGACGGCGCCAGCGCCGCCGAGAGCATGCTCAGAAACGGCAGCACGGTGACCAGCATCAGGACGACGATCAGCAGGCGCGCCAGGAGCGTCTTGGACGAGAGCATCTTCATTTCTTGTCTCGCGTGAGCCACTGCACCGGAGCGATCGACACCAGGACCAGCACCATCAGCACAATGGCCAGCGCGGAGGCCAGCCCGACCTGGCGGTGGGCAAAAGCCAGGCGATAGATTTCGAGCCCCGGCACCGTGGTGGTAATGCCCGGCCCGCCCTGGGTGGCGATATAGACGATGTCGAAACTGGCCAGCGCCGCGATGATGGTCAGGGTCACGCAGACGCCGATTTCCTGGCGCAGGCCCGGCAGGGTGACATAGCGGAATTCGTGCCAGGGACGGGCGCCGTCAAGCCGGGCCGCCTCGTAAAGGCTGGGGTCGATCTTGGCGATGCCGGTCACCAGCAGCATGATGCAGAGGCCCAGCAGCACCCACGCTCCGATGACGCCCACCGCCGGCAAAGCCCAGACGAAATCGCCGAGCCAGCCGCGGGTCCAGCTCGAGAGGCCAATGGCCTTGAGCCCCTGGTTGACGACGCCGGTGGAGGCAAACATCCAGCTCCAGGCAATGCCGGCCGCGACCAGCGGAATGACCTGGGGCAGGAAGAAAATGGTGCGCGTGACCGTGCCGAAGGTGCCGGCCATCTGGCCGCGGATGGCCGAGGCAATGGCCAGGCCCAGCCCCACCGGGATCAGGGTGAAATAGGCCACCAGCTGGAAGGCGTTGCCGATGATCTGCAGCAGATCGGCGTCGGTCAGCACGGTGATATAGTTGGTCATGCCGTGGAACGTCGCCTTGCCGATGCCGTCCCAGCGCAGAAAGGAATAGTAAAAGCTCATGCCCAGCGGCACCAGGACGAAGGTGGCATAGGCCAGGAAAGCGGGGGCAATGAACAGCCAGGCGGTCAGCTTGCTGTTGCGGCTCCCCCGGTTACGGGGAAGCCGCTGAATCTGCCGCGTCGCGGCCGGAACGGTAGTTTGGGGTTCGGTCATGGTTCATTCCGGTCGAAGCGCGGTGGGCGTATGCTAGCGCGACAGCTGGCTTTCGTATTCCTGCTGCACGGCTTCGAGCAAGCCTTCGGGGGTTTGCTGACCACCCACCATCTTCTGCAGCTCCGGCGTCCAGCCGGCAGAGAAGATGGCGCCAGTGGCATTGGCGATGAAATCCATGGCGCCATTGTCCTGGGC
This sequence is a window from Devosia beringensis. Protein-coding genes within it:
- a CDS encoding ABC transporter ATP-binding protein, whose product is MSQLTLRSVHKHYGEVEVIKGIDLDIAHGEFVVFVGPSGCGKSTLLRMIAGLEDISSGEVTIGDRVVNDVEPRDRGVAMVFQSYALYPHMSVYDNVGFGLKLAGTPKDVRDRKIRDVAKVLQMEHLLDRKPAQLSGGQRQRVAIGRAIVREPDVFLFDEPLSNLDAALRVDMRMELARLHHELGATMIYVTHDQVEAMTLADKIVVLNGGVLQQVGSPLDLYNNPANLFVAGFIGSPKMNFITGTVQAITADLAQVTTRDASMVLGVPATGLSVGQAITIGLRPHGLLVDPQGPLRGTVQLVESLGNETVVRVALTDGTEVTAALPGQSHLVKGSPIQLGFAPEACHVFDEQGQRPAPAAGS
- a CDS encoding carbohydrate ABC transporter permease; this encodes MKMLSSKTLLARLLIVVLMLVTVLPFLSMLSAALAPSGTYPNGLQWPADPQWGNFVKAFEVARMDQLLISSSLIVLGVVPLSVLIATMAGYGLAKLTTDRYKWLYLVFVFGLTLPFEAVITPLYYEVRAMGLLNTRFAIILPLIGLYMPFGVYWMRAHFLNVPNDLSEAAQLDGATRWKEFLLVQVPLARPAIMSLAILLFLWTWNQFLLPVVLVQDPMQRTMAGALGAFQGQWGTDIPLLCAGSLLILTPTVVIFLLFQRQFVAALMQGAVKG
- a CDS encoding carbohydrate ABC transporter permease, whose translation is MTEPQTTVPAATRQIQRLPRNRGSRNSKLTAWLFIAPAFLAYATFVLVPLGMSFYYSFLRWDGIGKATFHGMTNYITVLTDADLLQIIGNAFQLVAYFTLIPVGLGLAIASAIRGQMAGTFGTVTRTIFFLPQVIPLVAAGIAWSWMFASTGVVNQGLKAIGLSSWTRGWLGDFVWALPAVGVIGAWVLLGLCIMLLVTGIAKIDPSLYEAARLDGARPWHEFRYVTLPGLRQEIGVCVTLTIIAALASFDIVYIATQGGPGITTTVPGLEIYRLAFAHRQVGLASALAIVLMVLVLVSIAPVQWLTRDKK